Proteins from a single region of Ziziphus jujuba cultivar Dongzao chromosome 1, ASM3175591v1:
- the LOC125421194 gene encoding uncharacterized protein LOC125421194, producing MRMSSINMAAMHEPPALAHSTKPMVAFTTPPNYATRLSNLLSLNGFVPLSSPTLVVEPTPSTISALKPYLSPHSLRHFSAIAFTSRTSITALCHAITAIEEPPLSPSGDAFTIAALGKDSELIDSDFVAKLCSNSNRIRILVPPKATPSGLVKALGEGIGRRVLCPIPVVVGLEEPPVVPDFLRELESNGWVPVRVNAYETRWAGEECAKEVVQRLEEGELDAIVFTSTAEVEGLLKGLKQFRLDWKTVKQRWPELVVAAHGPVTAAGAERLGVGVELVSDRFDSFEGVVKALGLKFNSS from the coding sequence ATGCGGATGAGCTCCATAAACATGGCGGCCATGCATGAACCACCGGCTCTGGCCCACTCCACCAAGCCAATGGTGGCATTCACGACGCCTCCCAACTACGCCACCAGGCTTTCCAACCTCCTCTCCCTCAATGGCTTCGTCCCACTCTCTTCCCCAACTCTCGTCGTCGAGCCCACTCCCTCCACCATCTCCGCTCTCAAACCCTACCTCTCTCCCCACTCCCTCCGCCATTTCTCCGCCATTGCCTTCACTTCCCGGACCTCAATCACCGCGCTTTGTCACGCCATCACTGCTATCGAAGAACCTCCTCTGTCCCCTTCCGGCGATGCATTTACCATCGCTGCACTGGGCAAGGACTCGGAGCTCATCGACAGCGACTTCGTGGCTAAACTGTGCTCGAATTCGAACCGGATTAGAATCCTGGTCCCTCCGAAGGCCACGCCGAGCGGCCTTGTGAAGGCTCTAGGAGAGGGGATTGGCCGGAGGGTTCTGTGTCCGATACCGGTGGTGGTGGGGCTGGAAGAGCCTCCGGTGGTTCCGGATTTTCTGAGGGAGCTGGAGTCAAACGGTTGGGTTCCGGTTAGAGTGAATGCGTACGAGACACGGTGGGCGGGGGAAGAGTGTGCGAAGGAAGTGGTGCAGAGATTGGAGGAGGGAGAGTTGGACGCCATAGTGTTCACCAGCACAGCTGAGGTGGAGGGGCTGTTGAAGGGCTTGAAGCAATTCAGACTGGATTGGAAGACGGTGAAGCAGAGGTGGCCAGAACTGGTAGTGGCGGCTCATGGTCCTGTGACGGCGGCCGGAGCGGAGAGGCTCGGTGTTGGAGTTGAATTGGTGAGTGATAGGTTTGATAGCTTTGAGGGTGTTGTTAAGGCTCTTGGTTTGAAGTTCAACTCCAGTTGA
- the LOC107427245 gene encoding leucine-rich repeat receptor-like protein kinase TDR: protein MEIFHCLYSQLLAASIFFLAVSAVDIYSEALLSLKSEFIDDQESLSDWSVPSGANPSGKIYACSWSGVTCNLNSTSVIGLDLSMKNLGGAMSGKQFNAFTELVDLNLSYNSFSGQIPLGIFNLSSLRTLDISRNNFSGHFPAGASGLHNLVVLDAFSNSFSGPLPVDFSQLEKLKVLNLAGSYFRGPIPSEYGSFKSLEFLHLAGNLLSGSIPSELGKLKTITHMEIGYNSYQGSIPWQLGNMSELQYLDIADANLSGSIPKELSNLTKLESLFLFRNQLTGFIPEDFGRIGSLASLDLSDNLISGPIPDSFSELKNLRLLSLMYNNMNGTVPQGIAELPSLETLLIWNNYFNGMLPEGLGRNSKLKWVDVSTNTFVGKIPPDICVNGMLFKLILFSNNFTGGLSPSLSNCSSLVRLRLEDNSFSGEIPLKFSHLPDITYVDLSRNQFTGGIPSDLSQAYNLQYFNISGNPQLGGIIPAKTWTSPLLQNFSASSCGISGPLPPFQVCKSISVIELSMNNLFGALPISISKCQSLESIALANNNLSGQIPEELASLPALGVIDLSHNSFSGPIPAKFRYSSSLQLLNVSFNDISGSIPSERLFKTMGSSAFTGNPKLCGSPLQSCSGSIAIFGSKGTGKLIWVVLLCAGVVMFTALSILAVFYFRRAKQGQWNMISYSGLPRFTVNDVLRSFSSTESVDAMPSPSGSVCKAVLPTGITVSVKKIEWEAKKMRDMSEFITQIGNVRHKNLARLLGLCYNKHLAYLLYDYLPNGSLSERIGMRREWAAKYKIVMGIARGLCFLHHDCYPAIPHGDLKSSNIVFDENMEPHLAEFGFKYLLEGSLPASSSKRETGEFSSAIKEELCMDIYSFGEIILEILTNGRLTNAGASVQGKPKEVLLTDIYSENEVGSSNSVQEEIKLVLEVAFLCTQSRSYDRPTMEDALKLLSGLKPQRK, encoded by the exons ATGGAGATTTTCCATTGTTTGTACTCTCAACTTCTTGctgcttcaattttctttctAGCGGTTTCTGCAGTTGATATCTACTCAGAAGCCCTTCTGAGCTTAAAATCTGAGTTTATAGATGATCAAGAAAGTCTGAGTGACTGGTCTGTGCCTTCTGGAGCAAACCCATCTGGGAAAATCTATGCTTGTTCTTGGTCTGGTGTCACTTGTAATCTAAATTCTACCAGTGTCATCGGTTTAGACTTGTCCATGAAGAATCTTGGTGGTGCAATGTCTGGGAAGCAGTTCAATGCCTTTACTGAGCTTGTTGATCTCAACCTGAGTTACAACTCATTCTCTGGTCAGATTCCTTTGGGAATTTTCAACCTCAGCAGTCTTAGAACCTTGGATATTAGCAGAAACAATTTTTCTGGCCACTTCCCTGCTGGTGCCTCTGGACTTCACAACCTGGTTGTGCTTGATGCTTTCAGCAACAGCTTTTCAGGTCCATTGCCTGTAGATTTTTCACAGCTTGAAAAGCTTAAGGTTCTCAATTTAGCTGGGAGTTATTTCAGGGGACCAATCCCATCAGAATATGGTTCTTTTAAGAGCCTTGAGTTCCTTCATCTTGCTGGGAATTTACTTAGTGGAAGCATACCATCAGAACTGGGGAAGCTCAAAACAATCACACACATGGAGATTGGCTACAACTCTTACCAGGGAAGCATTCCTTGGCAATTGGGCAACATGAGCGAGCTTCAGTATCTTGATATTGCTGATGCAAACCTCTCTGGCTCAATACCAAAGGAACTCAGCAATCTCACCAAGCTTGAGTCACTGTTTCTCTTCAGAAACCAGCTCACTGGGTTCATACCAGAAGATTTTGGCAGAATTGGGAGTCTTGCAAGCTTGGATCTTTCTGACAACCTAATCTCTGGGCCAATCCCTGACAGCTTTTCAGAGTTGAAAAATCTGAGACTGTTGAGTCTTATGTACAACAACATGAATGGCACGGTTCCTCAAGGAATTGCAGAGCTTCCATCTCTGGAAACTCTTCTAATATGGAACAACTACTTCAATGGGATGCTACCAGAGGGCTTGGGCAGGAACTCCAAACTCAAATGGGTGGATGTTTCCACAAACACTTTCGTTGGCAAAATTCCACCAGATATCTGTGTAAACGGTATGCTGTTTAAGTTGATCCTGTTTTCTAATAACTTTACTGGTGGTCTTTCTCCATCTCTCTCAAATTGTTCTTCACTTGTTCGTCTTAGACTCGAAGATAACTCGTTCTCAGGTGAGATCCCCTTAAAATTTAGTCATCTTCCTGATATCACATATGTCGACCTATCCAGGAATCAGTTTACCGGAGGGATCCCATCAGATTTATCTCAAGCTTACAATCTTCAATACTTTAACATCTCTGGTAATCCACAGTTAGGTGGGATAATTCCAGCAAAAACATGGACTTCGCCACTTCTTCAGAATTTTTCAGCATCTTCTTGTGGTATCTCGGGCCCACTTCCTCCATTCCAAGTATGTAAATCCATTTCTGTGATTGAACTGAGCATGAACAATTTATTTGGAGCTCTACCAATAAGTATTTCCAAATGCCAAAGTCTTGAGAGTATTGCTTTAGCAAACAACAATTTATCAGGTCAGATACCTGAAGAGCTTGCAAGTCTTCCTGCTCTTGGTGTCATAGACTTGTCCCACAATAGTTTTAGTGGACCAATACCAGCAAAGTTCAGATATTCTTCAAGCTTACAACTTCTGAATGTGTCCTTCAATGATATCTCTGGTTCAATTCCCTCTGAAAGGTTATTTAAAACAATGGGTAGCAGTGCATTTACTGGAAATCCAAAGCTATGTGGTTCACCTCTGCAATCATGTTCTGGTTCAATAGCAATATTTGGAAGCAAAGGCACTGGGAAGCTTATATGGGTTGTTCTACTGTGTGCCGGTGTGGTCATGTTCACAGCATTGTCCATACTGGCCGTGTTTTATTTTCGAAGAGCCAAGCAAGGTCAATGGAATATGATCTCCTATAGTGGACTTCCTCGATTTACAGTGAATGATGTTTTGAGGAGCTTCAGTTCTACAGAATCAGTGGATGCCATGCCATCACCATCGGGTTCAGTATGCAAAGCAGTTCTGCCTACAGGAATAACAGTTTCAGTGAAGAAGATCGAATGGGAAGCGAAGAAGATGAGGGATATGTCAGAATTTATTACCCAAATAGGAAATGTTAGGCATAAGAACTTGGCAAGATTACTGGGACTTTGCTACAACAAGCATCTGGCTTATCTCTTGTATGATTATCTGCCCAATGGAAGTCTGTCTGAGAGGATTGGAATGAGAAGGGAATGGGCAGCCAAATACAAAATTGTGATGGGCATTGCAAGGGGATTATGCTTCCTTCACCATGACTGCTATCCTGCAATTCCACATGGAGATTTGAAATCAAGCAACATAgtctttgatgaaaatatggaaCCCCATTTAGCAGAATTTGGATTCAAATATCTGCTAGAGGGCTCATTACCAGCTTCATCTTCCAAGAGAGAAACAG GTGAATTCAGCAGTGCCATAAAGGAGGAGCTATGCATGGATATATACAGCTTTGGGGAGATCATACTGGAAATTCTAACGAACGGCAGGTTGACAAATGCAGGGGCAAGTGTGCAGGGCAAGCCAAAGGAAGTTCTTTTGACAGATATTTACAGTGAGAATGAAGTAGGTTCTAGCAATTCAGTGCAGGAGGAGATCAAACTAGTACTTGAAGTTGCTTTTCTTTGTACTCAAAGCAGGTCATATGATAGGCCAACCATGGAAGATGCATTGAAACTTCTATCAGGGTTAAAGCCACAAAGAAAGTAA